The segment CAGGATTCAACTATATAGTTTTTTAGTTAAATTTATTGATCCTTATTTCATGAATAGTGATTCACACAAACCCCTCTCAAGAGAGAATGAATGATCTATttaacactcattgcatctaggtgatgttcGCATAGATGAAGCATAGAAATTTTCCAAGAGGCTACCCATCCCAATGTTATTTCAACTCAAATATACTTATTTAATATCATAACTTAACACACTGTCCAACATATCTCCTATTTATCTTATGTATTCTTGTTTTATCTGTTTCTAAGAAAATAGCTTTACTAATTTTTCCAATAGTAAATAGTAACTTTATTTTTGAAAGAGAAGACAAACATTTAACTGTTAAACTCTCATTCCAAAACAAATTGAATTTATCAATTTCACACTCAAACTAGTGTTATTTGGTGTTTTATTTATAACAAAGattttgttttgattatttttctaTCAAAATCTAGTTTTGAAAATTACCCACAGAATGAAATTGCTGAATAGCTCTATTTAAATATCACCCAATTCAAATACTTAATTTTAATCCAGATATCAGAATGATTCGACTATTTATTTGACCCAGTGACTTAGCTTAACCCACCCAATTTTGATTAGGCTTCTTCAATCAAAGAAATGCATCTTAAATTGATGTTTATTTCTGTCTTGTGATGGTATATATCTCCTGCTAGTTGAATGCCAAAATCAATGGTTGTTTCAGGCATTCCAAACAAACATGAACTGGTGAATTATGTTCCATGTATGCCAAGTCTATCCTCGGCGAACCTTCCATGGCTGATTGGAAGCCGAGCAGACAGAGAATTTCGTTTCCAGTTCTGGCTTCGCAGCATCTCCAGATTCCGCCAGCTCAGATGGGTTCTCTGCAACTCTTTCAACGCTCTCGAGCATTCCATAATCACCACATTTCCCAAAGAGGCAGGCATTTGCCCAGTAGGCCCTTTCCTCCCACAgcagaagaaaatgaaagaaaaaatggAGAAAGATGGGTGCTTACAATGGCTAGACAAACAAGCTTTGGGGAGCGTAATATACGTATCCTTTGGGAGCAGCATAGTATTGAAAGAGAAACAAGTAGAGGAAGTAGCTTTGGCTCTAGAGAAGAGTGGAAGACCATTTCTATGGGTTGTGCGCGGAATAGAGAAGTTTCTTTCTGCAGAATATTTGGAGCGAAATGGAGAAAGAAAGTATATTCTTTCATGGGCTCCACAGATGAGCGTGCTATTACACAGGAGTGTGGGGTGCTTCGTGACGCACTGTGGATGGAACTCGACGGTGGAGAGCATAACGGCGGGCGTGCCCATGATTTGCTGGCCTTGCGTTGCAGATCAATTTCTTAATTGTGCTTATGTTGTTGATAATATTTGGAAGATTGGGTTGGCTTTAAGTGCAAATGACGAAGGAATTGTGGAAAAAGTTGAGATTGAGGAGTGCTTACGAAGAATAATGGCGACAGAGGAGGGGACTGAGATTAGGAGGAGGGCCCACAAGCTCAAGGAGTGCGCCGTGAATGCAACATCAAGATCTTCGTCCATTAAATTTACTGCTTTTTTAAATGCCATGAAAACGAGTGAGGGAGGATGAATATGTACTTCCTGTAAGTCCTTGATAGATATTTATATAGTTTAATTGTTTTctataaaatgaaaatataaaggAGGATGAGTAGATAAGATTCCGCAAAGAAATTATGTAGTGGTCATTTGTGTTAGAAATTATGTTTTTGTAAACAATtgatttgttttttaaattattataataagTAGTTATAAAATGACGATTTAAAAAATATAGATCATTTTGGTTGTTTGTTATATAGATCATTGTGATTTGTGTTGTAATTATGTTTTGTAaacaattgatttattttttaataagtagtcatatatatatatataatttttttttttttgaggtccAGACCTACGAGCACAAtcccgacctcatcccttatgatgtcggagccttgcactcatcaagacttgatccctggtgcGCTCATTTGGATCCATTAAACTTCACCAGTAGAGCAAGGGTTCATTGACatgctttgaattttaaaatgatgtaaactaataaattgcatatatttttatgtattttatgtttgtaatttaaaaaaaaaattaaaaaattatttgaatatactttcttataaagtaaacactataatttagttgttgataaaatggtgaaattgaagttacatgagacatcacactttatataataaattttacctttttttcttcaaatttttttatgtatattgataacttgaaactttagtgcaaaaatatattttaaactattttttaggTATATATATTGTTCAATAAATATGAAAAGTCACGTGTACTCAAATATAAATCTTTCATTCGACGTcgcttttttcttaattatttatccaaattagaaaataattatataatcttgacatagactcttttctctagtgctttttatttttttcataatttttaaataaattttagtattttttcttaacaagataatcaaccttatattttagtgttgatgatctactctcaataaaaataaaatataaaaaatacttaaaatattaaaagatatatattttggaaatttcacttatagatctataaaagggtattattacatttcaaaaaaacaaattatttataagagtaagagttgttgaaacatcgagtttttcaaaaaataaaatacaattggtaattagacccaaagtggtataaaatatacatttagtagacaattccaattggaaaagttttgGCCCATATATAACATAgttataatgaatctctatagaccatatatttgactaaaattaatttttagttagaattacttaaattcacttgtgctgataagttggcctaaaacgtgacacaattttgtgcttttacccatatatacaaacccttctTTGGTATTTTGGAGGAgtttcttcaataaatcatttaaagtGAAAGAGCATAGTGGTTGTAGTTATAATGATGtttcataaaattatatatatatatatatatatatatatatatatatatatatatatatatatatatatatatatatatatatatatatattattgtaataaGTAGTTATaagagaaaaaatgaaaaattataggTTGTCTTGGTTGTTTATCACACatgattatgaaaactacacaatATCTTGAGATAACCAGGTGACCTAACCCAAGAACCCAACCACACCTTGCCTCGGTCTTACATTTGTTTTCAAGTTTTGGGGTATGGAGAGGGCAAGTTGAGGCAAGAATACCTCAATAGATGACTGAGTGGGCTCAAACAAACCAAAGATTTTATAATATTAAGAAAAGTTATAATTAGATTAAACCAGGAGAGGCCCAAACCATTACATAGCCGCTACTATGAAGAAACCCAAGGACTCACAAGGAGTGAGACTCCAA is part of the Cryptomeria japonica chromosome 10, Sugi_1.0, whole genome shotgun sequence genome and harbors:
- the LOC131048225 gene encoding UDP glycosyltransferase 9-like; amino-acid sequence: MVVSGIPNKHELVNYVPCMPSLSSANLPWLIGSRADREFRFQFWLRSISRFRQLRWVLCNSFNALEHSIITTFPKEAGICPVGPFLPQQKKMKEKMEKDGCLQWLDKQALGSVIYVSFGSSIVLKEKQVEEVALALEKSGRPFLWVVRGIEKFLSAEYLERNGERKYILSWAPQMSVLLHRSVGCFVTHCGWNSTVESITAGVPMICWPCVADQFLNCAYVVDNIWKIGLALSANDEGIVEKVEIEECLRRIMATEEGTEIRRRAHKLKECAVNATSRSSSIKFTAFLNAMKTSEGG